A stretch of DNA from Campylobacteraceae bacterium:
TGATTGTAAGTTTTGTGCTTTTTACAGACATGGTAAAGATGAAGATTCTTATGTTTTAACATTTTCGCAAATTGATGAAAAAATTGAAGAACTTTTAGAAATAGGAGGTACTCAAATTTTAATGCAAGGTGGAGTTCATCCTAAGTTAAAAATTGAGTATTATGAAGAGCTTGTTTCTCATATACACACAAAATTTCCTCAAATTACGCTGCACTCTTTTTCGGCTATAGAAATCGTTTATATTGCAAAAGTTTCAAAAATCACTATTTTAGAGGTTTTAAAACGTTTACAAAAAAAAGGTTTAAGCTCAATTCCAGGAGCTGGGGCTGAGATATTAAGTGATAGAGTAAGAGATATAATAGCACCTAAGAAAATGGATTCAAAAAAATGGATTGAGGTACATAGATTGGCTCACTCTATTGGTATGAAAACAACAGCTACTATGATGTATGGTACGGTTGAAACCGATGAAGAAATTATTGAACATTGGGAAATGTTAAGAGAACTTCAAGATGAAACAGGTGGATTTAGAGCCTTTATTATGTGGTCGTATCAAAATCAAAATACAAAATTAGCAGAAGAATTACCAGATATTAAACCTCAAAGTTCTAACAGATATTTAAGATTATTAGCAGTGGCACGACTTTATTTGGATAATTTTGATAATTTGCAAAGCTCTTGGGTTACACAAGGTTCCTATATTGGACAAATGGCACTTAAATTTGGAGCAAATGATTTAGGTAGCACTATGATGGAAGAAAATGTAGTTGCAGCAGCAGGTGCTAGTAATTGTATGAATCAAGAGGATATGATTGAGTTAATCAATGATATAGGTGAAAAACCTGCAAAAAGAAATACCGCATACCAAACACTAGAGCGATTTTATTAAAAAATGAAGAAATATCTGTTTGCGTGTTTATTTATCAAAGGAATATTAATGAGTTCAACTATTGAACATATAGAATACAAAAATATACAAATACCTATTATTTATGAAAAAGATGTTTTACCTACGTTTAACTTACAATTGGTTTTTAAAAACTCAGGTGCAATTAAAAATACTATTCCTGGCCTTGCTAGTATTTCTTCAAAGATACTAAATGAAGGTACAAAAAGTAAAGGAAGCGTTAAATTTTTTGAAGATTTAGAAAATAAAGCTATTTCTTTACACATAAGTCCTGGTTTTGAGACACTTGTGATTGAACTTGGATCTTTAAAGTCTGAATATAAAGAAGCACTTAATTATTTAAGTGCTTTACTCAAAGACCCAAATTATTCAGATAAAGTTTTAAATAAAGTAAAAACTTTACAAATAGGATCTTTAAAATCAAAAGAAAATGATTTTGATTACACAGCAAGTGTTGAACTAAATAAACTAATGTTTAAAAACACCGTATTAGAAAGTCCAAGTGCAGGTACAAGTGAAAGTATTAAGTCTATTAAAATAGAAGATGTTAAAAAGTTTATTAAAGATGCTTTTTCGCTAGAAAACTTAATTATTGTTGTTGGTGGAGATATTCCATTGGAAAAAATAAAAAAAGATATGATATCTATTTTAAAAGAATTAAGTAAAAAAACAAATGACAAACTAAAACATATTGAAGTTGTTTCAAAAGTCAAGAAACAAACACTGTATAAAGAAACAAAACAAGCCTATATTTATTTTGGTTCTGCTTATAATGCAAAGTTTGATGATGAAAACAATTATATGGCAAAAGTAGCTTCTTTTATCTTAGGAGGTTCTGGTTTTGGATCCAGACTTATGGAAGAAATAAGAGTAAAAAGAGGTCTTGCATACAGTGCATATGGACATATCGCAATCAATCAGTCCCATTCATATTTTTCGGGATACCTACAAACAAAAACAAACAATGCAAAAGAAGCAAAAAACTTAGTTGTTTCGATTATAGATGAATTTGTACAAAATGGTGTTACAAAAGAAGAGTTAGAAGCTGCTAAAAACTTTTTAAGTGGAAGTGAACCTTTAAGAGTTGAAACACTTTCTCAAAGACTTTCTCGTTCTTTTCATTTGTATTACAAGGGTTTAGATCAAGATTATTCAAAAAAAGAACTTGAACTAATCGAAAATTTAAGTTTAGATAACTTAAATACTTATATTAAAAAACATAAAGAGATCAAAAAACTTTTTTTCTCTATTGTGACTCAAAAAGAAAAACAAAACTCTTAAAGGTTTTGTTTTTTCTCTTGCCTAATAAGATATAAATACTATTAATATTTTAGTTGTATTTAGATATTATTTTAAAAGTAAAAAATAAAGGATTGTATTGTTAAGATTTGCCGCTAGTCCAACAGGTGATATGAATATAGGAAATTTAAGAACAGCTATATTCAACTATATTGTTGCAAAGCAAAAAAAAGAAGATTTATTAATTAGAATAGATGATACAAATAAAGAAAACAATATTGAAGGTAAAGACAAAGAACTTCTTGAATTATTAAGCCTTTTCTCTATTGAATACTCACAAATAGTTTACCAAAGTGAGAATCTAAAATATCATCAACGTATGGCTATGCAGTTATTAACTAAAAAAGAAGCTTTTTCTTGTTTCTGTTCAGATAATAAATTGCAAGAACTAAAAGATGAAGCACAAGTTGCATCAAAACCTTATCTTTATGATGGTTTTTGTGCTACATTATCAGAAGAAACAGTTTTTAACTGCAATGCTGCTTTTACAGTGCGAATTAAAGCTTCTTCAAATGATATTTCATTTAAAGATGAAATAAAAGGAAATTTTAATTACAAAGCTTGTGATATTGACTCAACTATTATTTTAAAGCATGATAAAACTGCTACAGCTACTTATGCCTGTGCTGTTGATGATATGTTGTATGATATTTCTACTGTTATAAGAGAAGACAATCATCTTTTAGAAACGGTTAATCAAATTAGTATCAGACATGCTTTAGCCTATGAAAAAAAAATTGTTTATGTACATTTGCCTGCTATTATGAATGAAAGTACTAAAGAAAAAATTTCTAACAGTGACAGTGAATTTTTCATTAAATCTTTGATAGCAGAAGGATTTTTACCTTCTGCAATTGCAAATTATTTAGTACTTCTTTCTTGTGAGACACCAAAAGAAATTTTTTCACTAGAAGAAGCTATTTTGTGGTTTGATATTGCAAAGATATCAAAAAATATTGCAGTATTTGATATAAATAAATTACGTTTTATTAACAAAGCACACTTAAAAAATTTAGATAATCTAAGATTGTCTAAAATATTAGGTTTTGCAGATGAGAACATTGGTAAACTTGCAAAAGTTTACCTAGAAGAAACAAGTACTGTAAAAGAAATAAAAAATAAGTTAAACAGTATTTTTTCACTTAAAAGCACCTGCAAAGAGTATGAAGAAGAAATTAAAGTATTGAAAAAATGTTTAATTAAAGCGCCCTATTTTGATAACTACTGTGATTTTATAGAATATATTATGGATAAAACATCTTTAAGTGAAAAAACACTAAGTACTCCTTTAATGTTTCTTCTTACAGGAGAACAAAAAGGGCCAGAAATGTCAAAAATATACCCATTAATTAAAAATTATTTAGGAGAAATTGTAAAATGATAGATGCTTTACTACAATCAACTTTTATCGTTATTATTGGAATAATTACACTTTATAAGTGGATAATTATTATCTCGTCTTTATTGTCTTGGGTTAAACCTGATCCTTATAATCCAATAGTTCAAATGTTAAGTAGACTTACAGAGCCTGCTTATGCATTTATAAGAAGGTTTGTTCCTACTGTTTTTGGAGGTATGGATTTAGCACCTATAATTGTTATTTTTATATTGATTTTTCTTGAAACCTTTCTTTCTCGAATTTTTATAGGAATGTAAAAATGTTTTTTAAGCTATTTTTTGTTTTTATTTTTTTGAATCTTACTTTGTATTCAAAAGATATTGACTTAGGATGGCTTAAAAACAAGCCAAAAACCTATGCCAGAGATTTTTATATTTGGCAATATTTAAAACAAAATAATATTTCTTCAAAACATGCAAAAGAAGCTTTCAACTTGGTGCATGTAAAAAATAAAAAAATCCTTTTTGCTTATTCTTCTCACAAAAACAATGATAAAGTAAATAAAAAAATCCTTTGTTTAAAAAAATCATCAAGTACTTTAGTGAAAAGTTCGCCTTTTTGTATAAAAGAAGCACTCAGTTTTAACAAAGCATCAAGATTAAGCTTTGAAGAGTTAAAAACAGTCATTTTTAAAACAAAAAAACAATATCCTGAATATTCTAGAAGAATTGCACTTTTAAATAATAAAAATTTCAAAAAAATTTCTTCAAGCTTAAAAGCAAAAGATTTTGTATGGCTTTTTTTAAAGGTTTCTTCTTCTTTTAGAATTAATAAACTAAATTTAGCCTATTCAAAACATTTTATTGATGAAATTAAATATCAAAAAGGGTTTTCTCGTTTTCTTAAATTGATTGTTACTAATAATTTAATGAATAAAGCCCAAAAATCGCTCTTAAACATAAAAAGCTCTAAACTTTCTTCTGCTGATAATTTTTTTCTAGCAATGAATGCACTGTCTTTTAATAAAAGAAAAAAAGCAATGGTTTTTTTAAATTTGGCTGCTAAAAAAACGAAGTCTTCTTCAAAACTAAGCAAAATCTTATTTTGGAAGTATATGGCAAGTAATGATAGAGAATATATTAAAGAATTACTAAAAATACGCAAGATAAATCTTTATACACTTTTTGCCCATGATTATTATAAAGAGAAAATAAAAAATGTTGTTTATTCTTTAAAAACACTGAATACTTCAGCGTCTTCTTTTGATGAAGAAGATCAATTTGCGTGGATAAAAGTATTAAGAGATACAAAAAAGATGAATAAAACAAAACTTTTAAAATATCAAAAAACCTTTTCATCTTCTAAACACTTGGCTCATTATACTTATGTAAAAAACAGATATGAAAATTATAAAAAGAGCTATTTTATTAATCCCTATAAAAATATTATTAAAGATTTTCCCTTAAAAAGACAAAATTTAATTAATGCAATTGCCAGACAAGAAAGCAGGTTTATCCCTTCTTCAATTTCAACAGCTTATGCAATGGGAGTAATGCAAATAATGCCTTTTTTATCAAAAGCACTTGCTAAACAAAAAAAAGAAGAATATGATATATTTACTATGTTTAATGCAAAAAAATCGATTACTTATGCACATAAACATCTGAATTATCTGGAAAGGGTATTTAAAAACCCTTTGTTAATTGCTTATGCATATAATGGTGGAGGCGGATTTACCAGATCTATGTTTAGAAAAGGTTTGTTTGTAAAGAACGGCCAATATGAGCCTTATTTAAGCATGGAAAAAGTGCCCTATTTAGAAACAAGAGAATATGCAAAAAAAGTGTTAAGTAATTACATTGTATATGCAAGTAAAGATAAAAAAAGAATCACTGTGTCTTCAATGTTAAGAAACGTTTCTAAAGATGCAAGAAAATCAATTACGAAATGAAATCGAAGCTTTCTTGTAATTAGAATCTCTTAGTTCTACTAAAATCGAAGTGATATCTTTGTCTTTTTTGAAAGAAACATAATAATATTTTGCCCAAGCATTTTTTAAAGATATACTTTTGTATATTTCTGAATCTTGATCTATATCTTTTATTTTTTCATAAGAAATATTGTTTAAACTTAAAGCATAATCGCTTAGTGTTTCTTCTTCTGAGTAGATGCCTATTACAAAGTTATAATACTTGTCATCGTATTTTTCATGAACCTTATTCATAAATGTGGCATAAAATATTGTTTTAACTACATCTTTGTACACAATATCTGCTTTTTTACTGTATAAAACAGCTTGTGTGTATGAAATGTCTTTATTAAAATGTTTTAATGCTCTGTAAGAAGTACAGGAATTTAATACAAATATTAAGAAAATAGGCAAAAATATTTTTTTCATATAGTGTCCATGATAATTTGATTTTTATATTTAAAGTTTCGCAGTTTACAGTAAATGTACTTTATAAAGATTGAACTTTGCTTTATTCATTTTACTAAAAGAACTATAACAAAATATCTGCTTATTTTTATTTGATATTAACATTAATTTTGATAAAATCGCCTATGATTAATACAGAAAATAAACTCCTTGTGGCT
This window harbors:
- a CDS encoding dehypoxanthine futalosine cyclase codes for the protein MSINIKKRLTNTQALALIQDAPLLELGEMASAKKLEKHPLGVTTFVVDRNINYTNVCWVDCKFCAFYRHGKDEDSYVLTFSQIDEKIEELLEIGGTQILMQGGVHPKLKIEYYEELVSHIHTKFPQITLHSFSAIEIVYIAKVSKITILEVLKRLQKKGLSSIPGAGAEILSDRVRDIIAPKKMDSKKWIEVHRLAHSIGMKTTATMMYGTVETDEEIIEHWEMLRELQDETGGFRAFIMWSYQNQNTKLAEELPDIKPQSSNRYLRLLAVARLYLDNFDNLQSSWVTQGSYIGQMALKFGANDLGSTMMEENVVAAAGASNCMNQEDMIELINDIGEKPAKRNTAYQTLERFY
- a CDS encoding YggT family protein codes for the protein MIDALLQSTFIVIIGIITLYKWIIIISSLLSWVKPDPYNPIVQMLSRLTEPAYAFIRRFVPTVFGGMDLAPIIVIFILIFLETFLSRIFIGM
- a CDS encoding lytic transglycosylase domain-containing protein, giving the protein MFFKLFFVFIFLNLTLYSKDIDLGWLKNKPKTYARDFYIWQYLKQNNISSKHAKEAFNLVHVKNKKILFAYSSHKNNDKVNKKILCLKKSSSTLVKSSPFCIKEALSFNKASRLSFEELKTVIFKTKKQYPEYSRRIALLNNKNFKKISSSLKAKDFVWLFLKVSSSFRINKLNLAYSKHFIDEIKYQKGFSRFLKLIVTNNLMNKAQKSLLNIKSSKLSSADNFFLAMNALSFNKRKKAMVFLNLAAKKTKSSSKLSKILFWKYMASNDREYIKELLKIRKINLYTLFAHDYYKEKIKNVVYSLKTLNTSASSFDEEDQFAWIKVLRDTKKMNKTKLLKYQKTFSSSKHLAHYTYVKNRYENYKKSYFINPYKNIIKDFPLKRQNLINAIARQESRFIPSSISTAYAMGVMQIMPFLSKALAKQKKEEYDIFTMFNAKKSITYAHKHLNYLERVFKNPLLIAYAYNGGGGFTRSMFRKGLFVKNGQYEPYLSMEKVPYLETREYAKKVLSNYIVYASKDKKRITVSSMLRNVSKDARKSITK
- a CDS encoding glutamate--tRNA ligase, which produces MLRFAASPTGDMNIGNLRTAIFNYIVAKQKKEDLLIRIDDTNKENNIEGKDKELLELLSLFSIEYSQIVYQSENLKYHQRMAMQLLTKKEAFSCFCSDNKLQELKDEAQVASKPYLYDGFCATLSEETVFNCNAAFTVRIKASSNDISFKDEIKGNFNYKACDIDSTIILKHDKTATATYACAVDDMLYDISTVIREDNHLLETVNQISIRHALAYEKKIVYVHLPAIMNESTKEKISNSDSEFFIKSLIAEGFLPSAIANYLVLLSCETPKEIFSLEEAILWFDIAKISKNIAVFDINKLRFINKAHLKNLDNLRLSKILGFADENIGKLAKVYLEETSTVKEIKNKLNSIFSLKSTCKEYEEEIKVLKKCLIKAPYFDNYCDFIEYIMDKTSLSEKTLSTPLMFLLTGEQKGPEMSKIYPLIKNYLGEIVK
- a CDS encoding insulinase family protein; translation: MSSTIEHIEYKNIQIPIIYEKDVLPTFNLQLVFKNSGAIKNTIPGLASISSKILNEGTKSKGSVKFFEDLENKAISLHISPGFETLVIELGSLKSEYKEALNYLSALLKDPNYSDKVLNKVKTLQIGSLKSKENDFDYTASVELNKLMFKNTVLESPSAGTSESIKSIKIEDVKKFIKDAFSLENLIIVVGGDIPLEKIKKDMISILKELSKKTNDKLKHIEVVSKVKKQTLYKETKQAYIYFGSAYNAKFDDENNYMAKVASFILGGSGFGSRLMEEIRVKRGLAYSAYGHIAINQSHSYFSGYLQTKTNNAKEAKNLVVSIIDEFVQNGVTKEELEAAKNFLSGSEPLRVETLSQRLSRSFHLYYKGLDQDYSKKELELIENLSLDNLNTYIKKHKEIKKLFFSIVTQKEKQNS